A stretch of Bos mutus isolate GX-2022 chromosome 8, NWIPB_WYAK_1.1, whole genome shotgun sequence DNA encodes these proteins:
- the TMEM252 gene encoding transmembrane protein 252: MQNRTCLVLCVFALLTGFLMICLGAFFISSASLFNCQGNLTLAYLLLPLGFVILLGGIFWSTYHQASESKGVFNRVLGQYHAQGALPLATVDRPGFYPPAYEESLAADKRACHTEQETSGAPPPPYTEMGLEFQDEDGAHPEAPPPYDESVAERVAAARPWQDAQRRSQEC; encoded by the exons ATGCAGAACAGAACCTGTCTAGTTCTCTGTGTCTTTGCCCTCCTGACGGGCTTCCTGATGATCTGCCTGGGGGCCTTCTTCATTTCCTCAGCCTCCCTGTTCAACTGCCAGGGGAACTTGACCCTGGCCTATTTGCTTCTGCCTCTGGGGTTTGTGATCCTTCTGGGTGGAATTTTCTGGAGCACCTACCACCAGGCCAGTGAAAGCAAAGGGGTTTTCAACCGTGTGCTTGGACAGTACCATGCTCAGGGGGCCCTGCCCCTGGCCACAGTGGACAG ACCAGGTTTTTACCCTCCAGCTTACGAAGAGAGTCTTGCTGCTGACAAGCGAGCCTGTCACACAGAGCAAGAGACCTCGGGTGCTCCTCCACCTCCGTACACAGAGATGGGCCTTGAATTTCAGGATGAAGATGGGGCCCACCCAGAGGCCCCACCACCCTATGACGAGTCTGTGGCAGAGAGGGTGGCGGCAGCAAGGCCGTGGCAGGATGCTCAGAGGCGAAGCCAGGAGTGCTGA